Proteins from one Streptomyces sp. NBC_00390 genomic window:
- a CDS encoding helix-turn-helix domain-containing protein translates to MTHINVLDPGASPLDYYGFELRRFREAAGLTQRQLGEIVYCTGSLVGQIETARKLPTQEFSERVDAALGTDGLLSRLLGLVLRSQLPAWFQQVAELEARAAEICTFQTHMVHGLLQTEGYARAVLGTMDRSGLDDRTAVRLARQAILEKDEPPVLWAILGEGALHQKIGGAEVMRGQLARLLTYEEDPRINVQVLPYEAGAHAGLTGSFTLYQFAADPAILYTERYGSGYSSANPQEVRDCSLRYDHLQAAALSIKDSAELIRDVMEERYGESHTMA, encoded by the coding sequence GTGACCCACATCAACGTCCTGGATCCGGGTGCGTCGCCGCTGGACTACTACGGGTTCGAGCTGCGGAGGTTCAGGGAGGCGGCGGGCCTCACGCAGAGGCAGCTCGGGGAGATCGTCTACTGCACGGGATCGTTGGTGGGCCAGATCGAGACGGCCCGGAAGCTGCCGACGCAGGAGTTCAGTGAGCGGGTGGACGCGGCGCTGGGCACGGACGGGTTACTGTCCCGACTGCTGGGGCTGGTGCTGAGGAGTCAACTGCCAGCGTGGTTCCAACAGGTGGCGGAGTTGGAGGCGCGGGCTGCGGAGATCTGCACCTTCCAGACGCACATGGTGCACGGCCTGCTCCAGACGGAGGGTTACGCCCGCGCAGTGCTCGGAACGATGGACCGGAGCGGCCTGGACGACCGCACGGCGGTCCGGCTGGCGCGCCAGGCCATCCTGGAGAAGGACGAGCCGCCGGTGCTGTGGGCGATCCTCGGAGAGGGTGCGCTGCACCAGAAGATCGGCGGGGCGGAGGTCATGCGGGGGCAACTGGCACGGCTGTTGACCTACGAGGAGGACCCGCGGATCAATGTTCAGGTGCTGCCGTACGAGGCGGGGGCGCATGCCGGACTGACCGGCTCCTTCACGCTCTATCAGTTCGCGGCTGACCCAGCCATCCTCTATACCGAGCGGTACGGCAGCGGCTATTCGAGTGCCAACCCACAAGAGGTCAGGGACTGTTCGCTCCGTTACGATCACCTGCAGGCCGCAGCCCTCTCCATCAAGGACTCGGCGGAGCTGATCCGGGATGTCATGGAGGAACGCTATGGGGAGTCGCACACAATGGCGTAA
- a CDS encoding HIT family protein encodes MTGEWRMDRIGAALRGENPTVLRRLESGFAVIGDVQFLPGYSVLLVDEPNVQRLSDLPRSKRLSFLSGMDQLGEAVERACRRLDPAFRRVNLEILGNTDPFLHAHVWPRFEWEPADAVGAPVWLYPRDRWTDEQFRLGPQHDVLRDAIGSELDRLRSPA; translated from the coding sequence ATGACCGGTGAGTGGCGGATGGATCGGATCGGGGCTGCTCTGAGGGGCGAGAACCCGACTGTGTTGCGACGGTTGGAGTCGGGGTTCGCAGTGATCGGGGACGTTCAGTTCCTGCCGGGCTACTCGGTTCTCCTCGTGGATGAACCGAATGTGCAGCGGCTCTCGGACCTGCCGAGGTCCAAGCGGCTGTCGTTCCTGTCCGGGATGGACCAGCTCGGCGAGGCGGTCGAGCGGGCCTGTCGGCGTCTTGACCCGGCGTTCCGCAGGGTCAATCTGGAGATCCTGGGAAACACGGACCCGTTCCTGCACGCGCATGTCTGGCCGAGGTTCGAGTGGGAGCCGGCCGATGCGGTGGGTGCGCCGGTGTGGCTCTATCCGCGTGACAGGTGGACCGACGAGCAGTTCAGACTTGGTCCGCAGCATGACGTGCTGCGGGATGCGATCGGCAGCGAACTGGACCGGTTGCGCTCGCCGGCCTGA
- a CDS encoding ABC transporter ATP-binding protein, with protein MIRFDDVSVTYRDAGAPTISGVDLTVPEGELVLLVGPSGVGKSTLLGAVSGLVPHFTGGTLRGRVTVDGRDTRTHKPRELADLIGTVGQDPLAHFVTDTVEDELAYGMESLGLAPDVMRRRVEETLDLLGLADLRDRPIATLSGGQQQRVAIGSVLTPHPKVLVLDEPTSALDPAAAEEVLAVLQRLVHDLGTTVLMAEHRLERVVQYADRVVLLPGPGLPPVTGAPAEIMAQSPVHPPVVALGRLAGWDPLPLSVRDARRSAGALRERLEGVAPGDVIPGAVPSGATPQAPARPADGSRAAAPPAVGASAQAPAPAPGSTSIRARARSGWLFRRRAASHDAAPATDAQSPETSGPVGGRIATVTRLAVRRARIEALRDVTLTVAPGETIALMGRNGAGKSTLLSSLVGMVEPTSGSVTVGGRTPHRTAPRELIRQVGLVPQEPRDLLYADTVGAECAAADADAGAEPGSCRALVGELLPGVQDAIHPRDLSEGQRLALALAVVLTGRPPLLLLDEPTRGLDYAAKARLVSVLRGLADGGHAIVLATHDVELAAELAHRVVILADGEIVADGPTSEVVVSSPAFAPQVSKILAPQPWLTVSQVRDAL; from the coding sequence GTGATCCGCTTCGACGATGTGTCGGTGACGTACCGCGACGCCGGCGCGCCCACGATCAGCGGCGTCGATCTGACCGTGCCCGAGGGCGAGTTGGTGCTGCTCGTCGGACCGTCGGGAGTCGGCAAGTCGACTCTGCTGGGGGCCGTCTCCGGGCTGGTCCCGCATTTCACGGGCGGCACGCTGCGCGGCCGGGTCACGGTCGACGGCCGCGACACCCGCACCCACAAGCCCCGCGAACTCGCCGACCTCATCGGCACGGTGGGCCAGGACCCGCTCGCGCACTTCGTCACCGACACGGTCGAGGACGAGCTCGCGTACGGCATGGAGTCGCTGGGCCTCGCCCCGGACGTGATGCGCCGACGGGTCGAGGAGACCCTGGACCTGCTGGGCCTGGCCGACCTGCGCGACCGCCCGATCGCGACGCTCTCCGGCGGCCAGCAGCAACGGGTCGCGATCGGCTCGGTGCTGACCCCGCACCCCAAGGTGCTCGTCCTCGACGAGCCGACGTCCGCGCTGGACCCCGCTGCGGCGGAGGAGGTGCTGGCGGTGCTCCAGCGCCTGGTCCACGACCTCGGCACGACGGTGCTGATGGCCGAGCACCGTCTGGAACGGGTGGTGCAGTACGCGGACCGGGTGGTGCTGCTCCCGGGCCCGGGCCTGCCCCCGGTGACCGGCGCCCCGGCGGAGATCATGGCGCAGTCGCCGGTGCATCCGCCGGTGGTGGCGCTGGGCAGGCTGGCGGGGTGGGATCCGCTGCCGCTGTCGGTGCGGGACGCGCGGCGCAGCGCGGGTGCGCTGAGGGAACGCTTGGAGGGCGTCGCTCCGGGAGACGTCATACCGGGGGCCGTGCCTTCCGGGGCCACGCCGCAGGCCCCTGCCCGTCCGGCCGACGGCTCGCGGGCAGCGGCTCCGCCGGCCGTCGGCGCGTCGGCCCAGGCCCCGGCTCCCGCCCCCGGGAGCACGTCCATACGTGCCCGGGCGCGCTCGGGGTGGCTCTTCAGGCGGCGGGCGGCCTCGCACGACGCCGCACCCGCGACCGACGCGCAGTCGCCGGAAACGAGCGGCCCGGTCGGCGGCCGGATCGCCACCGTCACCCGCCTCGCCGTCCGCCGGGCCCGCATCGAGGCCCTCCGTGACGTGACCCTCACCGTTGCCCCCGGCGAGACCATCGCCCTCATGGGCCGCAACGGGGCCGGGAAGTCCACCCTGCTCTCCTCACTCGTCGGCATGGTCGAGCCCACCTCCGGCAGCGTGACCGTCGGCGGCCGCACACCCCACCGGACGGCGCCCCGCGAGCTGATCCGGCAGGTCGGGCTCGTGCCGCAGGAGCCGCGGGACCTGCTCTACGCGGACACCGTCGGCGCCGAGTGCGCCGCCGCCGACGCGGACGCCGGCGCCGAGCCCGGATCGTGCCGCGCGCTCGTCGGCGAGCTGCTGCCCGGCGTGCAGGACGCCATCCACCCCCGCGACCTCTCCGAGGGGCAGCGCCTCGCCCTCGCCCTGGCCGTCGTGCTGACCGGCCGCCCCCCGCTGCTCCTGCTCGACGAGCCGACCCGAGGCCTGGACTACGCGGCCAAGGCCCGCCTCGTCTCCGTACTGCGGGGCCTGGCCGACGGCGGCCACGCCATCGTGCTGGCCACCCACGACGTGGAGCTGGCGGCCGAGCTCGCCCACCGCGTGGTCATCCTGGCCGACGGCGAGATCGTCGCCGACGGCCCGACGTCCGAGGTCGTCGTCTCCTCCCCCGCCTTCGCACCCCAGGTCAGCAAGATCCTCGCTCCTCAGCCCTGGCTGACCGTCTCCCAGGTCAGGGACGCGCTGTGA
- a CDS encoding ATP-binding protein — protein MRLTAGAHSARHVRRIVRSYLLLWGLAESADSVELAVTELLANVVRHVPGRHCGLLVLRHPEGVRVEVSDGSSQVPVLRCADAGDESGRGLALLDAVVDKWGVDSRGKAGKTVWFEVAQVAETSHAVDPD, from the coding sequence ATGCGCCTCACCGCCGGCGCCCACTCCGCCCGCCATGTGCGCCGGATCGTCCGCAGCTACCTGCTCCTGTGGGGCCTGGCCGAGTCGGCCGACTCCGTCGAGCTCGCCGTCACCGAGCTGCTCGCCAACGTCGTGCGTCATGTACCGGGCCGGCACTGCGGGTTGCTCGTCCTGCGGCACCCGGAGGGCGTACGCGTCGAGGTGTCGGACGGGTCGTCACAGGTGCCCGTCCTCCGGTGCGCGGACGCCGGCGACGAGTCCGGGCGCGGGCTGGCGCTGCTCGATGCCGTAGTCGACAAGTGGGGCGTGGACAGCCGGGGCAAGGCAGGCAAGACCGTGTGGTTCGAGGTGGCTCAAGTGGCGGAAACCTCCCACGCGGTGGATCCTGACTGA
- a CDS encoding ECF transporter S component, protein MSTRTRPVRLGPRSIAALVLITAIGVIAFGWPLLADPGATVTAHDEDAPWLFAALLPLLVGVVVATIADTGMDAKAVAMLGVLAAVGAALRPLGAGTAGLEPMFFLMVLSGRVLGPGFGFVLGAVTMFASALLTGGVGPWMPFQMLSMGWFTMGAGLLPGPERLRGRAELLMLAAYGAVAAFAYGTVMNLQGWTYIGGLSSGIAFDADDPVQENLVRFLAYCLATSLGWDLGRAVLTVALTLTLGATLLKALRRATRRAAFEAQVTFEAPKPSSEG, encoded by the coding sequence GTGAGCACACGAACGCGTCCCGTCCGCCTCGGCCCCCGCTCGATCGCCGCGCTCGTCCTCATCACCGCGATCGGGGTGATCGCCTTCGGCTGGCCGCTGCTCGCGGACCCCGGTGCGACGGTCACCGCACATGACGAGGACGCCCCCTGGCTGTTCGCCGCCCTGCTGCCGCTCCTCGTCGGCGTCGTCGTCGCGACGATCGCAGACACCGGCATGGACGCCAAGGCCGTGGCGATGCTCGGGGTGCTGGCCGCGGTCGGGGCCGCGCTCAGACCGCTCGGCGCGGGCACCGCGGGGCTTGAGCCCATGTTCTTCCTGATGGTGCTCAGCGGCCGGGTTCTCGGTCCCGGCTTCGGCTTCGTGCTCGGCGCGGTCACCATGTTCGCGTCCGCGCTGCTCACCGGCGGGGTGGGGCCGTGGATGCCGTTCCAGATGCTCTCCATGGGCTGGTTCACCATGGGCGCCGGGCTGCTGCCCGGACCGGAGCGGCTGCGCGGTCGTGCGGAGCTGCTGATGCTCGCCGCGTACGGGGCGGTCGCGGCCTTCGCGTACGGCACGGTCATGAATCTGCAGGGCTGGACGTACATCGGCGGGCTGTCCTCCGGGATCGCCTTCGACGCCGATGACCCGGTGCAGGAGAACCTGGTGCGTTTCCTCGCCTACTGCCTGGCGACCTCGCTCGGCTGGGACCTGGGGCGGGCGGTGCTCACCGTCGCCCTGACCCTCACCCTCGGCGCCACGCTCCTGAAGGCACTGCGCCGCGCCACCCGCCGTGCCGCCTTCGAGGCCCAGGTCACATTCGAGGCCCCGAAACCCTCCTCTGAGGGGTGA
- a CDS encoding cytochrome P450 — MSCPHLPEGFDFTDPDLLQARVPLPEFAEMRKTAPVWWCTQPAGISGFADEGYWAVTRHADVKHVSTHPELFSSNTNTAVIRFNETISRDQIEVQKLIMLNMDPPEHTRVRQIVQRGFTPRAVRSLEGALRRRAHAIVEEAAAAGAKNDGTFDFVTDIAVELPLQAIAELIGVPQEDRTKIFDWSNKMAAYDDPEYAITEEVGTEAAMEIVSYAMNLAAARKECPAKDIVSRLVAAEGEGNLSSDEFGFFVILLAVAGNETTRNAISHGMHAFLTHPDQWELYKRERPGTTAEEIVRWATPVVSFQRTATEDVELGGARIKKGDRVGLFYSSANNDPEVFESPDRFDITRDPNPHLGFGGGGPHFCLGKSLAVMEINLIFNAIADALPDLRLAGDPRRLRSAWLNGIKELRVTTG; from the coding sequence ATGTCCTGCCCCCATCTGCCCGAAGGATTCGACTTCACCGACCCGGACCTCCTCCAGGCCCGCGTCCCCCTCCCGGAGTTCGCCGAGATGCGCAAGACCGCCCCGGTCTGGTGGTGCACCCAGCCCGCCGGCATCTCGGGCTTCGCCGACGAGGGGTACTGGGCCGTCACCCGGCACGCGGACGTCAAGCACGTCTCCACGCACCCCGAGTTGTTCTCCTCGAACACCAACACCGCGGTCATCCGCTTCAACGAGACGATCAGCCGCGACCAGATCGAGGTCCAGAAGCTGATCATGCTCAACATGGACCCGCCGGAACACACCCGCGTCCGCCAGATCGTCCAGCGCGGCTTCACCCCGCGCGCCGTGCGCTCCCTGGAGGGCGCACTGCGGCGGCGCGCCCACGCGATCGTGGAAGAGGCCGCGGCCGCCGGGGCGAAGAACGACGGCACCTTCGACTTCGTCACCGACATCGCGGTCGAACTCCCCCTCCAGGCCATCGCCGAACTCATCGGCGTACCCCAGGAGGACCGCACCAAGATCTTCGACTGGTCCAACAAGATGGCGGCATACGACGACCCCGAGTACGCCATCACCGAGGAGGTCGGCACCGAGGCGGCGATGGAGATCGTCTCGTACGCCATGAACCTCGCGGCGGCGCGCAAGGAGTGTCCGGCCAAGGACATCGTCAGCCGACTGGTGGCGGCGGAGGGCGAAGGCAACCTGTCCTCCGACGAGTTCGGCTTCTTCGTGATCCTGTTGGCGGTGGCCGGCAACGAGACCACACGCAACGCGATCAGCCACGGAATGCACGCCTTCCTGACCCACCCCGACCAGTGGGAGCTCTACAAACGCGAACGCCCCGGGACGACGGCCGAGGAGATCGTGCGCTGGGCGACCCCGGTCGTCTCCTTCCAGCGGACGGCCACCGAGGACGTGGAGTTGGGCGGCGCCCGCATCAAGAAGGGCGACCGGGTCGGGCTGTTCTACTCCTCGGCCAACAACGACCCCGAGGTGTTCGAGTCGCCGGACCGCTTCGACATCACCCGCGACCCGAACCCGCACCTGGGCTTCGGGGGCGGCGGCCCGCACTTCTGCCTCGGCAAGTCGCTGGCGGTGATGGAGATCAACCTGATCTTCAACGCGATAGCCGACGCCCTGCCGGACCTGCGCCTGGCGGGCGACCCGCGCCGGCTGCGCTCGGCATGGCTGAACGGCATCAAGGAACTGCGGGTCACGACCGGTTGA
- a CDS encoding transglycosylase SLT domain-containing protein: MSRSLITRFTARKKSVVAGTAVLLGAAGAVMGTTSTASAATATPQQIAKQMMPATQFQCFDKIVEHESNWNHTASNPSSGAYGLVQALPGGKMASAGADWKTNPKTQIKWGLEYMNERYGSPCGAWNFWQANHWY, from the coding sequence TTGTCCCGCTCGCTGATCACCCGCTTCACTGCCCGCAAGAAGTCCGTCGTCGCCGGTACCGCCGTGCTCCTCGGTGCGGCCGGTGCGGTCATGGGGACGACGTCGACGGCCTCGGCCGCGACCGCCACTCCCCAGCAGATCGCCAAGCAGATGATGCCCGCCACGCAGTTCCAGTGCTTCGACAAGATCGTGGAGCACGAGTCGAACTGGAACCACACGGCGTCCAACCCGTCCTCCGGCGCCTACGGCCTGGTCCAGGCCCTGCCCGGCGGCAAGATGGCCTCGGCCGGCGCCGACTGGAAGACCAACCCCAAGACGCAGATCAAGTGGGGTCTGGAGTACATGAACGAGCGCTACGGCAGCCCGTGCGGCGCCTGGAACTTCTGGCAGGCCAACCACTGGTACTAA
- a CDS encoding steroid 3-ketoacyl-CoA thiolase — protein MAAEPVIVEAVRTPIGKRGGVLANLHPAYLLGETYRELLGRTGIHADCVEQIVGGTVTHAGEQSMNPARTAWLAMGLPYETAATTVDCQCGSSQQASHMVANMIAAGVIDIGISCGVEAMSRVPLGSGSKHGPGKPFPDEWNVDLPNQFEAAERIARRRGLTREHVDSLGLLSQERAGTAWAEERFKRETFAVQVPTTEEEQAAGQGMWRLVDRDQGLRDTSMEALAGLKPVMPTAVHTAGNSSQISDGAAAVMWASKRMARALKLKPRARIVAQALVGADPHYHLDGPVDATRAVLGKAGMSLGDIDLVEVNEAFASVVLSWAQVFEQGLEKVNVNGGGIALGHPVGATGARLITTALHELERRDKEFALITMCAGGAQATGTIIQRL, from the coding sequence ATGGCCGCGGAACCCGTCATCGTCGAAGCCGTACGCACCCCCATCGGCAAGCGCGGGGGTGTGCTCGCCAACCTTCACCCCGCCTATCTGCTGGGCGAGACCTACCGTGAACTCCTCGGCCGCACCGGCATCCACGCCGACTGCGTCGAGCAGATCGTCGGCGGCACCGTCACGCACGCCGGCGAACAGTCCATGAACCCCGCGCGCACCGCGTGGCTCGCGATGGGGCTGCCGTACGAGACGGCGGCCACCACCGTCGACTGCCAGTGCGGCTCCTCCCAGCAGGCGAGCCACATGGTCGCCAACATGATCGCGGCCGGAGTCATCGACATCGGGATCAGCTGCGGTGTCGAGGCCATGTCGCGCGTACCGCTCGGCAGCGGGTCCAAGCACGGCCCCGGCAAACCCTTCCCCGACGAGTGGAACGTCGATCTGCCCAACCAGTTCGAGGCCGCGGAACGCATTGCGCGCCGTCGCGGACTGACCCGGGAGCACGTCGACTCGCTCGGGCTGCTCTCGCAGGAGCGGGCGGGGACCGCCTGGGCCGAGGAGCGCTTCAAGCGCGAGACGTTCGCGGTGCAGGTGCCGACGACGGAGGAGGAGCAGGCGGCCGGTCAGGGCATGTGGCGGCTCGTCGACCGGGACCAGGGGCTGCGTGACACCTCGATGGAGGCGCTGGCCGGGCTGAAACCGGTCATGCCGACCGCGGTGCACACCGCCGGGAACTCCTCACAGATATCCGACGGTGCCGCCGCCGTCATGTGGGCGTCCAAGCGGATGGCGCGGGCGCTCAAGCTGAAGCCGCGCGCCCGGATCGTCGCCCAGGCGCTGGTCGGCGCCGATCCGCACTACCACCTCGACGGTCCCGTCGACGCCACCCGCGCGGTGCTCGGCAAGGCGGGGATGTCGCTCGGGGACATCGATCTGGTGGAGGTCAACGAGGCGTTCGCGTCAGTGGTGTTGAGCTGGGCGCAGGTCTTCGAGCAGGGCCTGGAGAAGGTCAACGTGAACGGCGGCGGCATCGCGCTCGGCCACCCGGTGGGCGCGACCGGGGCCCGGCTGATCACCACGGCGCTGCACGAACTGGAGCGCCGGGACAAGGAGTTCGCGCTGATCACGATGTGCGCGGGCGGGGCGCAGGCCACGGGCACGATCATTCAGCGGCTGTGA
- a CDS encoding excinuclease ABC subunit UvrA, with protein MATRTNPQSPAPHTADSHGLIRVHGARENNLKDVSIEIPKRRLTVFTGVSGSGKSSLVFDTIAAESQRLINETYSAFVQGFMPTLARPEVDVLDGLTTAIIVDQQRMGADPRSTVGTATDANAMLRILFSRLGKPHIGPPSAYSFNTASVRASGAITVERGAKKTVKATFNRTGGMCTRCEGRGSVSDIDLTQLYDDSKSIAEGAFTIPGWKSDNVWTVGIYAQSGFLDPNKPIRSFTEKEMQDFLYREPTKVKVNGVNLTYEGLIPKIQKSFLSKDKEAMQPHIRAFVERAVTFTTCPECEGTRLSEGARSSKIKQISIADACAMEIRDLAEWVRGLKEPSVAPLLTALQHTLDSFVEIGLGYLALDRPAGTLSGGEAQRVKMIRHLGSSLTDVTYVFDEPTIGLHPHDIQRMNDLLLRLRDKGNTVLVVEHKPETIAIADHVVDLGPGAGTEGGTVCFEGTVEGLRAGGTVTGRHLDDRAAVKETVRKPTGTLEIRGATANNLRDVDVDIPLGVLTVVTGVAGSGKSSLVHGSIPAGEGVVSVDQSAIKGSRRSNPATYTGLLDPIRKAFAKVNGVKPALFSANSEGACPTCNGAGVIYTDLAMMAGVASPCEDCEGKRFEASVLEYHLGGRDISEVLAMSVTEAEEFFGAGEARTPAAHKILERLADVGLGYLTLGQPLTTLSGGERQRLKLATHISEKGGVYVLDEPTTGLHLADVEHLLGLLDRIVDSGKSVIVIEHHQAVMAHADWIIDLGPGAGHDGGRLVFEGTPAELVAARSTLTGEHLAAYVGT; from the coding sequence ATGGCCACGAGGACGAACCCGCAGTCGCCTGCGCCGCACACTGCCGACAGCCACGGCCTGATCCGCGTGCACGGCGCGCGCGAGAACAACCTCAAGGACGTCAGCATCGAGATCCCGAAGCGCCGGCTGACGGTGTTCACCGGAGTCTCCGGGTCGGGCAAGAGCTCGCTGGTGTTCGACACGATCGCCGCGGAGTCGCAGCGGCTGATCAACGAGACCTACAGCGCCTTCGTGCAGGGCTTCATGCCGACGCTGGCGCGGCCCGAGGTCGACGTACTCGACGGACTGACGACCGCGATCATCGTCGACCAGCAGCGGATGGGCGCCGACCCCCGCTCCACGGTCGGCACCGCCACCGACGCCAACGCGATGCTGCGCATCCTCTTCAGCCGACTCGGGAAGCCGCACATCGGCCCGCCCAGCGCGTACTCCTTCAACACCGCCTCGGTCCGGGCGAGCGGCGCCATCACCGTGGAGCGCGGTGCCAAGAAGACGGTGAAGGCGACCTTCAACCGTACCGGCGGCATGTGTACGCGCTGCGAGGGCCGGGGCTCGGTCTCCGACATCGACCTCACCCAGCTCTACGACGACTCCAAGTCCATCGCCGAGGGCGCGTTCACCATCCCCGGCTGGAAGTCGGACAACGTGTGGACCGTGGGGATCTACGCCCAGTCGGGCTTCCTCGACCCGAACAAGCCGATCCGCAGCTTCACCGAGAAGGAGATGCAGGACTTCCTCTACCGCGAGCCGACCAAGGTGAAGGTCAACGGCGTCAACCTCACCTACGAAGGCCTGATCCCCAAGATCCAGAAGTCGTTCCTGTCCAAGGACAAGGAGGCGATGCAGCCGCACATCCGGGCGTTCGTGGAGCGGGCGGTCACCTTCACCACCTGCCCCGAGTGCGAGGGCACCCGGCTCAGCGAGGGGGCCCGGTCGTCGAAGATCAAGCAGATCAGCATCGCCGACGCCTGCGCGATGGAGATCCGCGACCTGGCCGAATGGGTCCGCGGCCTCAAGGAGCCGTCGGTGGCACCGCTGCTCACGGCGCTGCAGCACACACTCGACTCGTTCGTGGAGATCGGCCTCGGCTATCTGGCGCTCGACCGGCCGGCGGGCACGCTGTCGGGCGGCGAGGCGCAGCGCGTCAAGATGATCCGTCACCTCGGCTCCTCGCTCACCGACGTCACCTACGTCTTCGACGAGCCGACGATCGGACTGCACCCCCATGACATCCAGCGGATGAACGACCTGCTGCTGCGGCTGCGGGACAAGGGCAACACGGTGCTCGTCGTGGAGCACAAGCCGGAGACGATCGCCATCGCCGACCACGTCGTCGACCTCGGTCCCGGCGCCGGTACGGAGGGCGGCACCGTCTGCTTCGAGGGCACCGTCGAGGGGCTGCGGGCCGGCGGCACCGTCACCGGCCGCCATCTCGACGACCGGGCCGCCGTCAAGGAGACGGTGCGCAAGCCCACCGGCACGCTGGAGATCCGCGGAGCGACGGCGAACAACCTACGAGACGTCGACGTCGACATCCCGCTCGGTGTGCTGACGGTCGTCACCGGCGTCGCCGGCTCCGGCAAGAGCTCGCTCGTGCACGGGTCGATCCCGGCCGGCGAGGGTGTGGTGTCGGTGGACCAGAGCGCGATCAAGGGCTCGCGACGGAGCAACCCGGCGACGTACACCGGACTGCTCGACCCGATCCGCAAGGCGTTCGCGAAGGTCAACGGCGTGAAGCCGGCGCTGTTCAGCGCCAACTCCGAGGGCGCCTGCCCCACGTGCAACGGCGCCGGCGTCATCTACACCGACCTGGCGATGATGGCCGGCGTCGCCTCCCCGTGCGAGGACTGCGAGGGGAAGCGGTTCGAGGCATCGGTGCTCGAATACCACCTCGGCGGCCGGGACATCAGCGAGGTGCTCGCGATGTCGGTGACCGAGGCGGAGGAGTTCTTCGGCGCCGGAGAGGCGCGCACGCCGGCCGCGCACAAGATCCTCGAGCGGCTCGCCGACGTCGGGCTCGGCTACCTCACCCTCGGCCAGCCGCTCACCACGCTGTCCGGCGGCGAGCGGCAGCGGCTCAAGCTGGCCACGCACATTTCCGAGAAGGGCGGCGTCTACGTCCTCGACGAGCCGACCACGGGCCTCCACCTCGCCGACGTCGAGCACCTGCTCGGCCTGCTCGACCGGATCGTCGACTCCGGCAAGTCGGTCATCGTCATCGAGCACCACCAGGCGGTCATGGCGCACGCCGACTGGATCATCGACCTCGGCCCCGGCGCCGGCCACGACGGCGGCCGGCTCGTCTTCGAGGGCACACCCGCCGAACTCGTCGCCGCCCGCTCCACCCTCACGGGCGAACACCTCGCGGCCTACGTCGGCACCTGA
- a CDS encoding DUF6296 family protein, giving the protein MAYPDTFELVFASATEYDVVIVRRTERSGAGGYPIYEDDSGIVRAEISDQGEVRMLASGGHQALETPVTARQPS; this is encoded by the coding sequence ATGGCGTATCCAGATACCTTTGAGCTCGTGTTTGCGTCCGCCACGGAGTACGACGTGGTCATCGTCCGGCGCACCGAGAGGTCAGGAGCCGGCGGCTACCCGATCTACGAGGACGACTCCGGAATCGTGCGTGCGGAGATCAGCGACCAGGGCGAGGTGCGCATGCTCGCGAGTGGCGGCCACCAGGCACTTGAGACACCGGTGACCGCGCGGCAGCCCAGCTAG
- a CDS encoding DUF397 domain-containing protein: MGSRTQWRKSSYSSDQGGECIECAPLNGAAWRKSSYSGDQGGSCIECAATPHVVAVRDSKDITRPALHLSRPAFAAFVAAAAHGEI, translated from the coding sequence ATGGGGAGTCGCACACAATGGCGTAAGTCGAGCTACAGCAGCGACCAGGGCGGCGAGTGCATCGAGTGCGCCCCGCTCAACGGCGCCGCCTGGCGCAAGTCGAGCTACAGCGGCGACCAGGGCGGCTCGTGCATCGAGTGCGCAGCCACCCCCCACGTCGTCGCCGTCCGCGACTCCAAGGACATCACGCGCCCCGCCCTCCACCTCTCGCGCCCCGCGTTCGCCGCCTTCGTCGCGGCCGCCGCGCACGGAGAGATCTAA